A section of the Girardinichthys multiradiatus isolate DD_20200921_A chromosome 5, DD_fGirMul_XY1, whole genome shotgun sequence genome encodes:
- the mgat3b gene encoding beta-1,4-mannosyl-glycoprotein 4-beta-N-acetylglucosaminyltransferase isoform X2 yields the protein MMWMKMRRHRVFLLCTVGLCVISFLHYYKALHYVSLLRELSAPYPNIKSFIMVSGFFWREKGVAATPLSPAPPEEAPPLPSLRQGIVNPIEMAVEGVVIDPGTLDAKIGAPGIAGLKHLERHKDNYHPNHVEPNLKKPLVHGGKDPLPDPIKSMGDLHTRTHQLQDDRTSYFVRTSRGAYCFKQGTEMATIKESSVKAGAGAANDVLEVGKAAQRNTLGLQQQQQPGKMLKGKGQALGSGRQLVKCVCRPGWHGPYCGVPTMVYHSNLPTKERLTPRETPRRVINAININHEFDLLHARFHELSQAVDLFLVCESNFTAYGEKRPLSFLRLLLNGTYNYIRHKILYIFLDHFPDGGRQDGWIADDYLRTFLTHNGLSRVKGARSDDVFVINDADEIPAQEGLLFLKLFDGWTEPFAIHMRKSLYGFFWKQFGTLEVVSGCTLRMLHDVYDGDGIKLRRREYYSLPGFRKYENDTGHILVQWSVGSPFHFAGWHCSWCFTPEGIYFKLVSAQNGDFPRWGDYEDKRDLNYIRELIRTGGWFDGSVQEYPPADPKEHMYAPKYMLKDRKRYQYLLENPYKHKVQTE from the exons GATGAAAATGCGGCGGCACAGAGTGTTCCTGCTGTGCACGGTGGGTCTATGCGTCATCTCCTTTCTCCATTACTACAAGGCCCTCCATTACGTCTCCCTGCTGCGTGAGCTTTCCGCTCCGTATCCCAACATCAAGTCCTTCATCATGGTCTCTGGCTTCTTCTGGAGGGAGAAGGGTGTCGCTGCCACCCCGCTAAGTCCTGCCCCTCCCGAAGAGGCTCCCCCGCTGCCCTCTCTCCGCCAGGGAATCGTGAATCCGATAGAAATGGCGGTGGAAGGGGTTGTGATAGACCCAGGAACTCTGGATGCTAAGATAGGAGCACCTGGCATTGCTGGCCTTAAACATCTTGAG AGACACAAAGACAACTACCATCCCAACCATGTTGAACCCAACCTTAAAAAACCTCTCGTACACGGAGGAAAAGATCCATTGCCGGATCCTATAAAATCTATGGGAGACCTTCATACCCGCACTCACCAGCTTCAAGACGACAGAACCTCTTATTTTGTCCGTACAAGTCGTGGAGCCTATTGTTTCAAACAGGGGACAGAGATGGCAACCATCAAGGAATCCTCCGTAAAAGCAGGAGCGGGTGCGGCTAATGACGTTTTGGAAGTAGGTAAAGCTGCACAGCGGAACACTCTGGGGcttcagcagcagcaacagcctGGAAAGATGTTAAAGGGTAAAGGGCAGGCTTTGGGCAGCGGTAGGCAGCTGGTGAAATGTGTTTGTCGGCCGGGATGGCACGGACCTTACTGTGGGGTTCCCACCATGGTGTACCACTCCAATCTGCCGACAAAGGAGCGGCTGACGCCCAGAGAGACCCCGAGGAGAGTGATCAACGCCATCAACATCAACCACGAGTTTGACCTGTTGCACGCACGCTTTCATGAGCTTTCACAGGCTGTAGATTTGTTCCTAGTATGTGAATCAAATTTTACTGCCTATGGAGAGAAACGGCCATTGAG TTTCCTGCGTCTCCTTCTTAATGGTACGTACAACTACATCCGTCACAAGATCCTCTACATATTCCTAGACCACTTCCCAGACGGGGGCCGGCAGGATGGCTGGATAGCCGATGACTATCTGCGTACGTTCCTGACGCACAACGGCTTGTCCAGGGTGAAGGGTGCTAGATCCGACGACGTGTTTGTCATCAATGACGCAGATGAAATCCCAGCACAGGAAGGCCTCCTTTTCCTCAAATTATTTGATGGCTGGACAGAACCGTTCGCCATACACATGCGAAAG TCTTTGTATGGCTTTTTCTGGAAGCAGTTCGGGACTCTAGAGGTGGTGTCTGGCTGCACGCTGAGGATGCTTCACGATGTCTACGATGGCGATGGCATCAAGCTGCGGCGGCGCGAATACTACTCATTGCCTGGCTTCCGCAAGTACGAGAACGACACGGGCCACATTTTGGTGCAGTGGTCTGTAGGCAGCCCCTTCCACTTCGCCGGCTGGCACTGCTCCTGGTGTTTCACGCCTGAGGGGATATACTTCAAGCTGGTGTCAGCACAGAACGGGGATTTCCCCAGATGGGGGGACTACGAAGACAAACGTGACCTCAACTATATCCGGGAACTGATCCGGACAGGGGGCTGGTTTGATGGCTCCGTACAGGAATATCCCCCTGCAGACCCCAAAGAGCACATGTACGCCCCGAAGTACATGCTGAAGGACCGTAAACGGTATCAATACCTTCTAGAGAACccttacaaacacaaagtccagACTGAATGA
- the mgat3b gene encoding beta-1,4-mannosyl-glycoprotein 4-beta-N-acetylglucosaminyltransferase isoform X3: protein MKMRRHRVFLLCTVGLCVISFLHYYKALHYVSLLRELSAPYPNIKSFIMVSGFFWREKGVAATPLSPAPPEEAPPLPSLRQGIVNPIEMAVEGVVIDPGTLDAKIGAPGIAGLKHLERHKDNYHPNHVEPNLKKPLVHGGKDPLPDPIKSMGDLHTRTHQLQDDRTSYFVRTSRGAYCFKQGTEMATIKESSVKAGAGAANDVLEVGKAAQRNTLGLQQQQQPGKMLKGKGQALGSGRQLVKCVCRPGWHGPYCGVPTMVYHSNLPTKERLTPRETPRRVINAININHEFDLLHARFHELSQAVDLFLVCESNFTAYGEKRPLSFLRLLLNGTYNYIRHKILYIFLDHFPDGGRQDGWIADDYLRTFLTHNGLSRVKGARSDDVFVINDADEIPAQEGLLFLKLFDGWTEPFAIHMRKSLYGFFWKQFGTLEVVSGCTLRMLHDVYDGDGIKLRRREYYSLPGFRKYENDTGHILVQWSVGSPFHFAGWHCSWCFTPEGIYFKLVSAQNGDFPRWGDYEDKRDLNYIRELIRTGGWFDGSVQEYPPADPKEHMYAPKYMLKDRKRYQYLLENPYKHKVQTE, encoded by the exons ATGAAAATGCGGCGGCACAGAGTGTTCCTGCTGTGCACGGTGGGTCTATGCGTCATCTCCTTTCTCCATTACTACAAGGCCCTCCATTACGTCTCCCTGCTGCGTGAGCTTTCCGCTCCGTATCCCAACATCAAGTCCTTCATCATGGTCTCTGGCTTCTTCTGGAGGGAGAAGGGTGTCGCTGCCACCCCGCTAAGTCCTGCCCCTCCCGAAGAGGCTCCCCCGCTGCCCTCTCTCCGCCAGGGAATCGTGAATCCGATAGAAATGGCGGTGGAAGGGGTTGTGATAGACCCAGGAACTCTGGATGCTAAGATAGGAGCACCTGGCATTGCTGGCCTTAAACATCTTGAG AGACACAAAGACAACTACCATCCCAACCATGTTGAACCCAACCTTAAAAAACCTCTCGTACACGGAGGAAAAGATCCATTGCCGGATCCTATAAAATCTATGGGAGACCTTCATACCCGCACTCACCAGCTTCAAGACGACAGAACCTCTTATTTTGTCCGTACAAGTCGTGGAGCCTATTGTTTCAAACAGGGGACAGAGATGGCAACCATCAAGGAATCCTCCGTAAAAGCAGGAGCGGGTGCGGCTAATGACGTTTTGGAAGTAGGTAAAGCTGCACAGCGGAACACTCTGGGGcttcagcagcagcaacagcctGGAAAGATGTTAAAGGGTAAAGGGCAGGCTTTGGGCAGCGGTAGGCAGCTGGTGAAATGTGTTTGTCGGCCGGGATGGCACGGACCTTACTGTGGGGTTCCCACCATGGTGTACCACTCCAATCTGCCGACAAAGGAGCGGCTGACGCCCAGAGAGACCCCGAGGAGAGTGATCAACGCCATCAACATCAACCACGAGTTTGACCTGTTGCACGCACGCTTTCATGAGCTTTCACAGGCTGTAGATTTGTTCCTAGTATGTGAATCAAATTTTACTGCCTATGGAGAGAAACGGCCATTGAG TTTCCTGCGTCTCCTTCTTAATGGTACGTACAACTACATCCGTCACAAGATCCTCTACATATTCCTAGACCACTTCCCAGACGGGGGCCGGCAGGATGGCTGGATAGCCGATGACTATCTGCGTACGTTCCTGACGCACAACGGCTTGTCCAGGGTGAAGGGTGCTAGATCCGACGACGTGTTTGTCATCAATGACGCAGATGAAATCCCAGCACAGGAAGGCCTCCTTTTCCTCAAATTATTTGATGGCTGGACAGAACCGTTCGCCATACACATGCGAAAG TCTTTGTATGGCTTTTTCTGGAAGCAGTTCGGGACTCTAGAGGTGGTGTCTGGCTGCACGCTGAGGATGCTTCACGATGTCTACGATGGCGATGGCATCAAGCTGCGGCGGCGCGAATACTACTCATTGCCTGGCTTCCGCAAGTACGAGAACGACACGGGCCACATTTTGGTGCAGTGGTCTGTAGGCAGCCCCTTCCACTTCGCCGGCTGGCACTGCTCCTGGTGTTTCACGCCTGAGGGGATATACTTCAAGCTGGTGTCAGCACAGAACGGGGATTTCCCCAGATGGGGGGACTACGAAGACAAACGTGACCTCAACTATATCCGGGAACTGATCCGGACAGGGGGCTGGTTTGATGGCTCCGTACAGGAATATCCCCCTGCAGACCCCAAAGAGCACATGTACGCCCCGAAGTACATGCTGAAGGACCGTAAACGGTATCAATACCTTCTAGAGAACccttacaaacacaaagtccagACTGAATGA
- the mgat3b gene encoding beta-1,4-mannosyl-glycoprotein 4-beta-N-acetylglucosaminyltransferase isoform X1 → MSWLRGARVSLGLLKSWLKWRRLLYLMKMRRHRVFLLCTVGLCVISFLHYYKALHYVSLLRELSAPYPNIKSFIMVSGFFWREKGVAATPLSPAPPEEAPPLPSLRQGIVNPIEMAVEGVVIDPGTLDAKIGAPGIAGLKHLERHKDNYHPNHVEPNLKKPLVHGGKDPLPDPIKSMGDLHTRTHQLQDDRTSYFVRTSRGAYCFKQGTEMATIKESSVKAGAGAANDVLEVGKAAQRNTLGLQQQQQPGKMLKGKGQALGSGRQLVKCVCRPGWHGPYCGVPTMVYHSNLPTKERLTPRETPRRVINAININHEFDLLHARFHELSQAVDLFLVCESNFTAYGEKRPLSFLRLLLNGTYNYIRHKILYIFLDHFPDGGRQDGWIADDYLRTFLTHNGLSRVKGARSDDVFVINDADEIPAQEGLLFLKLFDGWTEPFAIHMRKSLYGFFWKQFGTLEVVSGCTLRMLHDVYDGDGIKLRRREYYSLPGFRKYENDTGHILVQWSVGSPFHFAGWHCSWCFTPEGIYFKLVSAQNGDFPRWGDYEDKRDLNYIRELIRTGGWFDGSVQEYPPADPKEHMYAPKYMLKDRKRYQYLLENPYKHKVQTE, encoded by the exons ATGTCTTGGCTTAGAGGGGCCAGGGTAAGCCTTGGCCTGCTGAAATCATGGTTGAAATGGCGACGGCTGCTCTATTT GATGAAAATGCGGCGGCACAGAGTGTTCCTGCTGTGCACGGTGGGTCTATGCGTCATCTCCTTTCTCCATTACTACAAGGCCCTCCATTACGTCTCCCTGCTGCGTGAGCTTTCCGCTCCGTATCCCAACATCAAGTCCTTCATCATGGTCTCTGGCTTCTTCTGGAGGGAGAAGGGTGTCGCTGCCACCCCGCTAAGTCCTGCCCCTCCCGAAGAGGCTCCCCCGCTGCCCTCTCTCCGCCAGGGAATCGTGAATCCGATAGAAATGGCGGTGGAAGGGGTTGTGATAGACCCAGGAACTCTGGATGCTAAGATAGGAGCACCTGGCATTGCTGGCCTTAAACATCTTGAG AGACACAAAGACAACTACCATCCCAACCATGTTGAACCCAACCTTAAAAAACCTCTCGTACACGGAGGAAAAGATCCATTGCCGGATCCTATAAAATCTATGGGAGACCTTCATACCCGCACTCACCAGCTTCAAGACGACAGAACCTCTTATTTTGTCCGTACAAGTCGTGGAGCCTATTGTTTCAAACAGGGGACAGAGATGGCAACCATCAAGGAATCCTCCGTAAAAGCAGGAGCGGGTGCGGCTAATGACGTTTTGGAAGTAGGTAAAGCTGCACAGCGGAACACTCTGGGGcttcagcagcagcaacagcctGGAAAGATGTTAAAGGGTAAAGGGCAGGCTTTGGGCAGCGGTAGGCAGCTGGTGAAATGTGTTTGTCGGCCGGGATGGCACGGACCTTACTGTGGGGTTCCCACCATGGTGTACCACTCCAATCTGCCGACAAAGGAGCGGCTGACGCCCAGAGAGACCCCGAGGAGAGTGATCAACGCCATCAACATCAACCACGAGTTTGACCTGTTGCACGCACGCTTTCATGAGCTTTCACAGGCTGTAGATTTGTTCCTAGTATGTGAATCAAATTTTACTGCCTATGGAGAGAAACGGCCATTGAG TTTCCTGCGTCTCCTTCTTAATGGTACGTACAACTACATCCGTCACAAGATCCTCTACATATTCCTAGACCACTTCCCAGACGGGGGCCGGCAGGATGGCTGGATAGCCGATGACTATCTGCGTACGTTCCTGACGCACAACGGCTTGTCCAGGGTGAAGGGTGCTAGATCCGACGACGTGTTTGTCATCAATGACGCAGATGAAATCCCAGCACAGGAAGGCCTCCTTTTCCTCAAATTATTTGATGGCTGGACAGAACCGTTCGCCATACACATGCGAAAG TCTTTGTATGGCTTTTTCTGGAAGCAGTTCGGGACTCTAGAGGTGGTGTCTGGCTGCACGCTGAGGATGCTTCACGATGTCTACGATGGCGATGGCATCAAGCTGCGGCGGCGCGAATACTACTCATTGCCTGGCTTCCGCAAGTACGAGAACGACACGGGCCACATTTTGGTGCAGTGGTCTGTAGGCAGCCCCTTCCACTTCGCCGGCTGGCACTGCTCCTGGTGTTTCACGCCTGAGGGGATATACTTCAAGCTGGTGTCAGCACAGAACGGGGATTTCCCCAGATGGGGGGACTACGAAGACAAACGTGACCTCAACTATATCCGGGAACTGATCCGGACAGGGGGCTGGTTTGATGGCTCCGTACAGGAATATCCCCCTGCAGACCCCAAAGAGCACATGTACGCCCCGAAGTACATGCTGAAGGACCGTAAACGGTATCAATACCTTCTAGAGAACccttacaaacacaaagtccagACTGAATGA